Proteins encoded by one window of Halomonas sp. Bachu 37:
- a CDS encoding electron transfer flavoprotein subunit beta/FixA family protein — translation MKILVAVKRVIDYNVKIRVKPDHSDVELTNVKMAMNPFCEIAVEEAVRLKEKGVATEVVAVTIGPKAAQEQLRTALALGADRAIHVATDDKVESLAVAKLLAKVVEDEQPNLVILGKQAIDTDNNQTGQMLAALTNLPQGTFASEVTVDGDKITVTREIDGGLQTVELTLPAIVTTDLRLNEPRYAKLPDIMKAKKKPLDSKTPEDLGVATGSQVTLLKVESPAERKGGVKVGSVDELVDKLKNEAKVL, via the coding sequence ATGAAAATCCTCGTCGCGGTCAAACGCGTCATCGACTACAACGTCAAGATCCGGGTCAAGCCCGACCACTCCGATGTGGAACTGACCAACGTCAAGATGGCCATGAACCCCTTCTGCGAGATCGCCGTGGAAGAAGCAGTACGCCTGAAGGAGAAGGGTGTGGCCACGGAAGTGGTGGCGGTGACCATCGGCCCCAAGGCCGCCCAGGAACAACTGCGCACCGCCCTGGCGCTGGGCGCCGACCGCGCCATCCACGTCGCCACCGACGACAAGGTCGAATCCCTGGCCGTGGCCAAGCTGCTGGCCAAGGTGGTGGAAGACGAGCAACCCAACCTGGTGATCCTCGGCAAGCAAGCCATCGACACCGACAACAACCAGACCGGCCAGATGCTCGCCGCGCTGACCAACCTGCCCCAGGGCACCTTCGCCTCCGAGGTCACGGTCGACGGCGACAAGATCACCGTCACCCGCGAGATCGACGGCGGCCTGCAGACCGTGGAACTGACGCTGCCGGCCATCGTCACCACCGACCTGCGCTTGAACGAGCCGCGCTACGCCAAGCTTCCCGACATCATGAAAGCCAAGAAGAAGCCGCTGGACAGCAAGACCCCCGAGGACCTGGGCGTCGCCACCGGTTCCCAGGTCACCCTGCTCAAGGTCGAATCCCCCGCCGAACGCAAGGGCGGCGTCAAGGTGGGCTCCGTCGACGAGCTCGTGGACAAACTCAAGAACGAAGCCAAGGTGCTTTGA
- a CDS encoding MlaD family protein yields METRAHHVVIGLFTVAITVAALLFALWISRSSSDREYETYRILFERSVSGLSTGSKVQYSGIEVGEVTQLELAPDDPRQVIARIRVGSGTPIKEDTRARLAYANITGSMTVQLHGGTPESPPLTSSNDEPPLIIADPSPLATLFDEGGDIINNINTILENINDLFNDQNAKQAGNILANLSDITDMVVAQQEALDTNMKLFSELSREATRTVTSVNELTHSVQHLLEQEGEAAFRNASQASSSLANAARHVDRLVTDNASAIEVGLQGTRDIAPALEELRATLSNLNRITRRLEENPRDFLLGGDRIEEFRP; encoded by the coding sequence ATGGAAACACGCGCCCATCATGTCGTGATCGGTTTATTCACCGTGGCAATAACTGTCGCCGCGCTGCTATTTGCATTATGGATCAGCAGAAGCAGTAGTGACCGCGAATACGAGACTTACCGCATCCTGTTCGAGCGCAGCGTAAGCGGTCTTTCCACTGGTAGTAAGGTCCAATACAGCGGCATTGAAGTGGGTGAGGTTACCCAGCTTGAATTGGCGCCGGATGACCCTCGCCAGGTGATTGCGCGGATACGCGTCGGCAGCGGTACTCCGATCAAGGAGGACACGCGAGCACGCCTTGCCTATGCCAACATCACCGGCAGCATGACCGTGCAGCTGCATGGCGGCACCCCGGAAAGCCCACCGCTGACCAGCTCTAACGATGAACCACCCCTCATCATCGCCGACCCTTCCCCCCTTGCTACGCTCTTCGATGAAGGCGGTGATATCATCAATAATATCAATACGATACTTGAAAATATCAATGATCTTTTCAATGATCAAAATGCAAAGCAAGCCGGCAATATTCTTGCCAACCTGTCAGATATTACCGATATGGTGGTCGCTCAGCAGGAAGCGCTGGATACCAACATGAAACTCTTCAGCGAATTGTCGCGCGAAGCCACGCGCACCGTCACAAGTGTCAATGAGCTCACTCATTCCGTGCAACATTTGCTGGAACAGGAGGGCGAAGCCGCCTTTCGCAATGCTTCTCAGGCCAGCTCGAGTCTTGCCAATGCCGCACGACATGTCGATCGATTGGTGACGGACAATGCCAGCGCCATCGAAGTCGGCCTGCAGGGAACGCGCGATATCGCTCCCGCGTTAGAGGAGTTACGCGCCACCTTGTCCAACCTCAACCGTATCACTCGCCGACTCGAGGAAAATCCACGCGACTTTCTACTGGGAGGTGACCGCATCGAGGAGTTTCGCCCATGA
- a CDS encoding ABC transporter ATP-binding protein, protein MVNAPRHETVIRVRGLVNRFGSHSVHEALDLELLRGEILGVVGGSGTGKSVLLRSIVGLKPPDEGRIEVFGQELAHLSSRERAQMERRFGVLFQQGALFSSINLQENIALPLIEHARLSRADAEHLARIKLSLVGLPPQTALQFPDSLSGGMIKRAALARAMALDPDVLFLDEPTAGLDPIGAAAFDRLLLTLRDALGFSVFLVTHDLDTLYATCDRVAVLAQKRVLVADTLDKVATTEDEWIQDYFHGPRGRAAQQAVSQQPRHLSSPDQEPQS, encoded by the coding sequence ATGGTGAATGCCCCTCGGCATGAGACCGTGATCCGAGTGCGCGGGCTGGTTAACCGCTTCGGCAGCCACAGCGTTCACGAAGCGCTCGACCTTGAGCTTTTACGCGGCGAAATACTCGGCGTGGTCGGGGGCTCGGGAACGGGAAAATCGGTCCTGCTTCGCAGCATCGTCGGCCTCAAGCCACCCGATGAAGGACGCATTGAGGTATTCGGGCAGGAACTGGCTCACCTCTCTTCCCGGGAGCGAGCCCAAATGGAGCGGCGGTTCGGCGTGCTCTTTCAACAGGGAGCCTTGTTCAGTTCGATCAACCTGCAGGAGAATATCGCCCTGCCCTTGATAGAGCACGCCCGGCTATCGCGTGCCGATGCCGAGCACCTTGCTCGCATCAAGCTTTCCCTGGTGGGTCTGCCACCCCAGACTGCACTGCAGTTCCCCGATTCTCTCTCCGGCGGCATGATAAAGCGAGCCGCCTTGGCCCGGGCCATGGCACTCGATCCCGACGTATTGTTCCTCGATGAACCGACGGCTGGACTCGACCCCATCGGCGCAGCGGCGTTCGACCGGCTGTTGCTGACCTTGCGGGACGCGCTAGGCTTTAGTGTATTTCTGGTGACTCACGATCTCGACACCCTGTATGCCACTTGTGACCGCGTGGCGGTACTGGCGCAAAAACGCGTATTGGTCGCGGATACGCTGGACAAGGTGGCTACAACCGAGGATGAGTGGATTCAGGACTATTTTCATGGTCCACGCGGCAGAGCCGCTCAGCAGGCCGTCTCGCAACAGCCTCGCCACCTATCATCGCCTGACCAGGAGCCACAATCGTAA
- a CDS encoding enoyl-CoA hydratase/isomerase family protein, with product MTSCVHYQRHDDIGVISIDNPPVNALSHAVRSGICQALDEGQADDAAAALVIMATGRTFIAGADIREFGKPPQAPLLPDVIARLESSSKPIVAALHGTALGGGLEVALGCQVRIALPGTRVGLPEVKLGLLPGAGGTQRLPRLAGMQTALDMITSGRFVSADEALESGIVDAISAENDPLQAGIAMARDVIAGRLTPRVTGQLPAPEIDEAALAHYRSKLESEAPELFSPFRCIDAIEASSQGSLEEGLRRERELFLACMDSPQRAGLIHAFFAARSPHKVPDVDSAPTLERIALLGSHPLFEQLEANAERAGIELVRHADESTRACLVAPGHDIPTSCQPGCMKVMLWELESSLDNPNADADAEMLLVMKSSNGPLEIVLRTGTQAQQQALANTLKALRKSIVVSCEQSILATLLNASQGLPAEQHYLAWQEASQRIAAEGFCYRPSDIDFLAVEALAYPRHLGGPHRQAE from the coding sequence ATGACGTCATGCGTCCACTACCAGCGTCACGATGATATCGGCGTGATAAGCATCGACAATCCCCCAGTCAATGCGCTTAGCCATGCGGTGCGTAGCGGTATTTGCCAGGCACTGGACGAGGGACAGGCCGATGACGCCGCCGCTGCTCTGGTCATCATGGCAACGGGTCGGACCTTCATTGCCGGCGCGGACATTCGGGAATTCGGCAAGCCGCCGCAAGCGCCTTTGTTGCCCGATGTGATCGCCCGACTGGAAAGCAGCTCCAAGCCGATTGTCGCCGCACTGCATGGCACGGCATTGGGCGGCGGGTTGGAGGTGGCATTGGGTTGCCAGGTGCGTATCGCCCTGCCCGGCACACGGGTCGGACTGCCCGAGGTCAAGCTCGGCTTGCTGCCCGGCGCCGGCGGTACCCAGCGCCTGCCACGCCTGGCGGGAATGCAGACCGCCCTCGACATGATCACCAGCGGCCGCTTCGTCAGCGCCGATGAAGCCCTTGAGTCAGGAATAGTGGATGCCATCAGCGCGGAAAACGATCCGCTACAAGCCGGCATTGCGATGGCACGAGACGTTATCGCCGGTCGGCTAACCCCGCGGGTTACCGGCCAGTTGCCAGCGCCAGAAATCGACGAGGCGGCACTCGCCCACTATCGCAGCAAGCTGGAAAGCGAAGCCCCTGAGTTGTTCTCTCCTTTTCGCTGTATCGATGCCATCGAAGCCAGCAGCCAGGGTTCACTCGAAGAGGGATTGCGTCGGGAGCGGGAACTGTTCCTCGCCTGTATGGACTCGCCCCAGCGTGCGGGATTGATCCACGCCTTTTTCGCCGCCCGCAGCCCGCATAAGGTACCCGACGTGGACAGCGCGCCAACCCTTGAACGCATTGCCCTGTTGGGCTCGCATCCTCTGTTCGAGCAGCTCGAGGCCAACGCCGAACGTGCGGGCATCGAACTGGTGAGGCACGCAGATGAGTCGACACGGGCCTGTCTCGTGGCGCCGGGCCATGACATTCCCACCTCTTGCCAGCCGGGATGCATGAAGGTCATGCTCTGGGAGCTGGAAAGCAGTCTCGATAATCCCAATGCCGATGCCGATGCCGAGATGCTGCTGGTCATGAAGTCGTCCAACGGCCCGCTGGAAATCGTTCTCCGGACCGGCACTCAGGCGCAGCAGCAAGCCCTGGCCAACACCTTGAAGGCGCTGCGCAAGAGCATCGTGGTGAGCTGCGAGCAAAGCATCCTGGCCACACTGCTGAACGCCAGCCAAGGCCTGCCCGCGGAACAACATTACTTGGCCTGGCAGGAAGCAAGCCAGCGAATTGCCGCCGAAGGATTCTGTTACCGCCCCAGCGACATCGATTTTCTCGCTGTCGAGGCGCTCGCGTATCCGCGCCACCTGGGCGGCCCGCATCGCCAGGCAGAATAA
- a CDS encoding PaaI family thioesterase, translating into MSDADRHGAETSQSLMGYHELLGMQVVEWTQEFVVIELNIADKHLNRSGIVHGGVLTSMLDSALSLAGLYCSTPGHVRKGMTLSLTTTFVSPARHGVLRATGTVRGGGAKTFMSSGEVRDEAGNLVALAEGAFRRRSGSETQQGVPE; encoded by the coding sequence ATGAGTGATGCTGACCGACACGGTGCCGAGACTTCGCAAAGCCTCATGGGATATCACGAACTGTTGGGCATGCAGGTGGTCGAGTGGACGCAGGAGTTCGTCGTCATCGAATTGAATATCGCTGACAAGCATCTCAACCGAAGCGGCATCGTGCACGGCGGCGTGCTCACCTCGATGCTCGACAGTGCGCTCAGCCTGGCGGGACTCTACTGCTCGACACCGGGACACGTGCGCAAGGGGATGACGCTATCGTTGACCACCACCTTCGTCAGCCCGGCACGGCACGGCGTCTTGCGGGCTACGGGAACGGTACGTGGCGGAGGTGCCAAGACATTCATGTCCAGTGGCGAGGTTCGAGACGAAGCGGGTAACCTGGTGGCATTGGCGGAAGGGGCCTTTCGGCGTCGTAGCGGTAGCGAAACCCAACAAGGCGTGCCTGAGTGA
- a CDS encoding electron transfer flavoprotein subunit alpha/FixB family protein, with the protein MSILVLADLHDGQLAGATAHVVAAAQRIAADNGADINVLVAGDGVQAAADAAAKLDGVAKVRLADNAVYAHQLAEPLGALLVALADDYSHVLTSASTTGKNVLPRLAALKDVSQISEIVEVDGADTFKRPIYAGNAIATVQSADPLKVITVRSTGFDAVGEGNDATVETVDVVVENTQSTFIKQELAQSDRPELAGAKVVISGGRGMGNGDNFKLLDGIADKLGAAIGASRAAVDAGFVPNDMQVGQTGKIVAPELYIAVGISGAIQHLAGMKDSKVIVAINKDEEAPIFQVADYGLVGDLFEILPELESKL; encoded by the coding sequence ATGAGCATACTGGTACTCGCCGATCTCCACGACGGCCAGCTGGCCGGCGCCACCGCCCACGTGGTCGCCGCCGCCCAACGCATTGCCGCCGACAATGGCGCCGACATCAACGTCCTCGTCGCCGGTGACGGCGTGCAAGCCGCCGCCGACGCCGCCGCCAAGCTCGACGGCGTCGCCAAGGTCCGCCTTGCCGACAACGCCGTCTACGCCCACCAGCTCGCCGAGCCCCTCGGGGCACTGCTGGTCGCCCTGGCCGACGACTACAGCCACGTCCTCACCAGCGCCTCCACCACCGGCAAGAACGTCCTGCCGCGTCTCGCCGCGCTCAAGGACGTCTCGCAGATATCCGAGATCGTCGAAGTCGACGGCGCCGACACCTTCAAGCGCCCGATCTACGCCGGCAACGCCATCGCCACCGTGCAGAGCGCCGACCCACTCAAGGTCATCACCGTGCGCAGCACCGGCTTCGACGCCGTGGGCGAAGGCAACGACGCCACTGTCGAAACGGTCGACGTCGTGGTCGAGAACACCCAGTCCACCTTCATCAAGCAGGAACTGGCCCAATCCGACCGACCCGAACTGGCCGGAGCCAAGGTCGTCATCTCCGGTGGCCGCGGCATGGGCAACGGCGACAACTTCAAGCTGCTCGACGGCATCGCCGACAAGCTCGGGGCCGCCATCGGCGCATCAAGAGCGGCGGTGGACGCGGGCTTTGTGCCCAACGACATGCAGGTGGGTCAGACCGGCAAGATCGTCGCCCCCGAACTCTACATCGCCGTGGGCATCAGCGGTGCCATCCAGCACCTGGCGGGGATGAAGGACTCCAAGGTGATCGTCGCCATCAACAAGGACGAGGAAGCGCCGATCTTCCAGGTGGCGGATTACGGCCTGGTGGGAGACCTGTTCGAGATCCTGCCGGAGCTCGAGAGCAAGCTGTAG
- a CDS encoding IclR family transcriptional regulator → MKRLDDTTNTTTSESESSEKDRNFVTALARGLELLRAFGAKEEYLGNAELSNRTGIPRPTVSRLTYTLTQLGYLQHNQYLEKYRLGAGILALGYRYLANIGIRDIARPHLQQLADSTDCNVNLGAAEKTSMVYLETCHGSGPLIIRLDVGSRLPLATTAIGRAWLCGLPDERRDKVLQELKQLYGKDWPKLEKGIQKSREDYARYGFCLSEGEWQTDISAVSMPLVLEDGAEIMAINCGGASLRLSHERLVEKIGPRLKEVADNIRHELAPKR, encoded by the coding sequence ATGAAACGACTGGATGACACAACAAATACTACAACAAGCGAGAGCGAGTCTTCCGAAAAGGATCGCAACTTCGTCACCGCTCTGGCCCGGGGGCTGGAACTGCTGCGTGCCTTCGGCGCCAAGGAGGAATATCTGGGCAATGCCGAACTCTCCAACCGCACCGGTATACCGCGGCCGACGGTTTCGCGCCTCACCTACACCCTCACCCAGCTAGGTTACCTTCAGCATAACCAGTATCTCGAAAAGTACCGTCTGGGCGCGGGTATATTGGCGCTGGGGTATCGTTACCTGGCCAATATCGGTATTCGCGACATTGCCCGGCCTCACTTGCAACAACTGGCAGACTCCACCGATTGCAATGTCAATCTCGGCGCTGCGGAGAAGACCTCCATGGTCTATTTGGAAACCTGCCACGGCAGCGGCCCGTTGATCATCCGTCTCGATGTCGGTTCACGCCTGCCCTTGGCCACGACGGCCATCGGCCGCGCCTGGCTGTGCGGGCTGCCCGATGAACGGCGAGACAAGGTACTGCAGGAACTCAAGCAGCTTTATGGCAAGGACTGGCCAAAACTGGAAAAGGGTATTCAGAAGAGCCGCGAAGACTACGCGCGCTATGGATTCTGCCTTTCCGAAGGGGAGTGGCAGACCGATATCAGCGCCGTCTCGATGCCGCTTGTCCTGGAAGATGGTGCGGAAATCATGGCTATCAACTGTGGCGGTGCGAGCCTGCGCCTGTCTCACGAACGTCTGGTGGAAAAAATCGGCCCGCGCTTGAAGGAAGTCGCCGATAACATTCGCCACGAACTCGCTCCCAAGCGCTGA
- a CDS encoding AMP-binding enzyme — MKTSSVAFVQGEPGTMLEEAELRNFIAERLAPYKRPTQIMLMESLPATASGKILKGRLRDG; from the coding sequence ATGAAAACATCTTCGGTCGCCTTCGTCCAGGGCGAGCCGGGCACCATGCTGGAGGAGGCGGAGCTGAGAAACTTCATCGCCGAGCGGTTGGCACCGTACAAACGGCCCACACAGATTATGCTGATGGAAAGCCTGCCGGCCACCGCCAGCGGCAAGATTCTCAAGGGACGGCTAAGGGACGGCTAA
- a CDS encoding ABC transporter permease — protein MSGPWIDCQTNQLAFSDEWVLAHYTEIKAAIHSLPSQRSVTRISLQGLQAIDTAGASLMVELLGPARVQEVDDWAPDLSAEQRALLKRVATAMVSPLEPEDTTPSRLVAALESLGRNVTGLWMQQRQLLGFIGLVLATLVWVLIRPRHWRITATVAQVQQTGLNAVPIVALLTFMVGAVVAFLGATVLSDFGATIYTVNLVAFAFLREFGVLLAAILLAGRTASAFTAQLGAMKSNEEIDALRAQGLNPVELLVLPRVLALLISLPLLTFVGMLCGLAGGAAVAVGTLDISLTQYLYTIERDIPLKHFLVGLGKAPLFAFVIAVIGCLEGFKVSGSAQSVGEHTTSSVVQSIFMVILLDALAALFFMEMGW, from the coding sequence ATGTCGGGCCCATGGATTGATTGCCAAACCAATCAGCTGGCGTTTTCGGACGAGTGGGTATTGGCACACTACACTGAAATCAAGGCTGCCATTCATTCATTGCCATCTCAACGCTCGGTCACAAGGATTTCTCTGCAAGGATTACAGGCCATCGATACAGCAGGCGCTTCCTTGATGGTGGAATTACTAGGGCCCGCACGGGTTCAGGAAGTCGATGACTGGGCGCCCGATCTCAGCGCTGAACAGCGAGCTCTGTTGAAGCGCGTCGCCACTGCCATGGTGTCTCCCCTGGAACCCGAGGACACCACGCCCTCACGCCTGGTCGCCGCGTTGGAAAGCCTGGGCCGAAACGTCACGGGGCTATGGATGCAGCAGCGTCAACTCCTGGGTTTTATCGGCCTGGTGCTAGCCACCCTAGTGTGGGTGTTGATAAGACCCCGTCATTGGCGTATTACCGCCACCGTGGCCCAGGTACAGCAAACCGGCCTTAACGCCGTTCCCATCGTGGCACTGCTCACCTTCATGGTAGGAGCGGTGGTGGCGTTTCTTGGGGCCACTGTGCTCAGCGATTTCGGCGCGACCATCTATACCGTCAATCTGGTTGCTTTCGCCTTTTTGCGGGAATTCGGCGTACTGCTTGCCGCCATACTGTTGGCCGGACGTACTGCCAGCGCCTTTACCGCGCAATTGGGGGCGATGAAGTCCAATGAGGAAATCGATGCGTTGCGAGCCCAGGGTCTGAATCCGGTCGAACTGCTCGTTCTGCCTCGGGTGCTTGCCCTATTGATCAGCCTGCCCCTGCTCACCTTTGTCGGTATGCTATGCGGCTTGGCGGGGGGCGCGGCTGTTGCGGTGGGAACGTTGGATATTTCGCTTACCCAGTATCTGTACACCATCGAGCGTGATATCCCGCTGAAGCACTTCCTGGTCGGCCTGGGTAAAGCCCCGTTATTCGCTTTCGTCATCGCGGTCATCGGATGTCTGGAAGGCTTCAAGGTGAGTGGCAGTGCCCAATCCGTGGGTGAGCACACTACCTCCAGCGTCGTGCAATCGATCTTCATGGTGATACTGCTGGATGCGCTCGCTGCGCTCTTTTTCATGGAGATGGGATGGTGA
- a CDS encoding 3-hydroxyacyl-CoA dehydrogenase, whose translation MTTPQQQTQLPFHTLGIVGTGAMGRGIAQLAAQAGVKVMLHDTRDGAVQEAKEFIGGLWDRSLQKQRLSQAQVEQYKASLYQADGLDDLSECDIVVEAIVEKLEAKQQLFQELENILEERAVLATNTSSLSVTAIASACQRPERVIGFHFFNPVPLMKIVEVIPGLRTAMAVTERVEALGQAMGHFTARTTDTPGFLVNHAGRAYGTEALKILGENVADHATIDRILVDQGGFRMGPLSLLDLTGLDVSHAVMESIYHQYYEEARFRPSPITRQRLNAGLLGRKSGEGFYRYEDGKAVVEDEPPIAQSAPRPVWLGVDEQSDRQALAALINAAGWPLETAEEPSNEALCLLAPLGEDATTCALRLGLDTSRCVAVDMLAGLASRRTLMTTPATSAEMRDAATALLGADGTKVSVINDSNGFVLQRVVACIVNVGADIAQQGVAAPDTIDRAVELGLGYPQGPLRMGDHYGSRRILTILENLLAATGDPRYRPSPWLRRRAALNLPLNTLDNR comes from the coding sequence ATGACCACACCCCAGCAGCAAACCCAGTTGCCCTTTCACACACTAGGCATCGTCGGCACCGGAGCCATGGGGCGCGGTATCGCGCAACTGGCCGCCCAGGCGGGGGTCAAGGTAATGCTACATGACACGCGTGACGGCGCGGTACAGGAGGCCAAGGAGTTCATTGGCGGCTTGTGGGACCGCAGCCTCCAGAAGCAACGCTTGAGCCAAGCCCAGGTGGAACAATACAAGGCCTCTCTGTATCAAGCCGATGGCCTGGATGACTTGTCCGAATGCGACATCGTCGTTGAAGCTATCGTGGAAAAGCTGGAAGCCAAGCAGCAGCTCTTCCAGGAACTGGAAAATATTCTGGAGGAACGCGCGGTACTGGCGACCAACACTTCGTCGTTATCGGTTACGGCGATAGCTTCCGCTTGCCAGCGCCCCGAGCGCGTCATCGGCTTTCACTTCTTCAATCCCGTGCCGCTGATGAAAATTGTCGAAGTCATCCCGGGGCTGCGCACGGCAATGGCGGTAACCGAGCGCGTCGAAGCACTGGGACAGGCCATGGGGCACTTTACCGCGCGAACCACCGACACACCGGGGTTTCTGGTCAACCATGCCGGGCGCGCCTACGGCACCGAGGCCTTGAAGATTCTGGGCGAGAATGTGGCCGACCATGCCACCATCGATCGCATCCTGGTGGATCAAGGCGGCTTTCGCATGGGGCCGCTCAGCCTGCTCGATCTGACCGGTCTGGATGTTTCCCATGCGGTGATGGAATCGATCTACCATCAATACTACGAGGAGGCACGCTTTCGCCCCTCACCCATTACGCGCCAGCGCTTGAATGCCGGATTGCTGGGGCGCAAGAGCGGAGAAGGTTTCTATCGCTACGAAGACGGCAAGGCCGTGGTGGAAGACGAGCCGCCCATTGCCCAGTCGGCGCCACGCCCGGTATGGCTTGGCGTCGATGAGCAATCTGACCGCCAGGCTCTGGCTGCACTGATAAACGCTGCCGGCTGGCCTTTGGAAACTGCTGAAGAGCCCAGTAACGAGGCCCTTTGCCTGCTGGCTCCCTTGGGCGAAGACGCTACCACCTGCGCCCTGCGTCTGGGTCTGGACACAAGTCGCTGTGTCGCCGTGGACATGCTCGCCGGGCTGGCGTCGCGGCGAACCTTGATGACCACTCCCGCCACATCGGCGGAAATGCGCGATGCCGCCACGGCCCTGCTGGGCGCCGATGGCACCAAGGTCAGTGTGATAAACGACAGCAACGGCTTCGTCCTGCAGCGCGTGGTGGCCTGTATCGTCAATGTCGGGGCCGATATCGCCCAGCAAGGCGTCGCCGCACCCGATACCATCGACCGCGCCGTCGAGCTTGGCCTGGGCTATCCCCAAGGTCCGCTACGTATGGGAGATCACTACGGTAGCCGACGCATCCTGACGATTTTGGAGAACCTGCTGGCCGCCACCGGTGACCCGCGTTATCGCCCCAGCCCCTGGCTGCGTCGAAGGGCCGCCTTGAACCTGCCCCTCAACACCCTGGACAACCGCTGA
- a CDS encoding acyl-CoA dehydrogenase family protein, whose amino-acid sequence MIRDPELLNQLLDTISRFVRERLIPNEARLAEDDAVPAELLEEMKEMGLFGLSIPEEYGGLGLTMEEEVLVGMEIGKTSPAFRSVFGTNNGIGAQGILIDGTPEQKEKYVPRLATGELLSSFCLTEPDSGSDAASLRTTAIRDGDHYVLNGTKRYITNGPEADVFTVMARTDTSVKGAKGITAFIVDGDTPGLKRGPADNKMGQKGAHTCDIIFENCRVPAENIIGGKEGQGFKTAMKVLDRGRLHISSVCVGVADRLVEESLNYAMERQQFGAQLADHQLVQAMLADSKTEAYAGRCMVLDAARRKDAGENVSTLASCSKLFCAEMVGRVADRAVQVHGGAGYMSEYAVERFYRDVRLFRIYEGTTQIQQLVIARNMVREAS is encoded by the coding sequence ATGATTCGCGATCCCGAACTTCTCAATCAGCTGCTCGATACCATTTCACGTTTCGTGCGCGAGCGCTTGATTCCCAATGAAGCACGTCTTGCCGAAGACGATGCGGTACCCGCCGAGCTGCTGGAAGAGATGAAGGAGATGGGGCTGTTCGGCCTGTCGATTCCCGAAGAGTATGGCGGTCTCGGCCTGACCATGGAGGAAGAGGTCCTGGTCGGCATGGAGATCGGCAAGACATCACCGGCGTTCCGCTCGGTCTTCGGTACCAATAACGGCATCGGCGCCCAGGGCATCCTGATCGACGGCACCCCTGAACAGAAAGAGAAGTACGTGCCGCGGCTGGCGACAGGTGAGCTGTTGAGTTCCTTCTGCCTGACGGAGCCGGATTCCGGGTCGGACGCCGCCAGCCTGCGGACCACGGCGATACGCGATGGCGATCATTATGTCCTCAACGGGACCAAGCGGTACATCACCAACGGCCCCGAAGCGGATGTCTTTACCGTGATGGCGCGTACCGATACCAGTGTCAAGGGCGCCAAGGGAATCACGGCGTTTATCGTCGATGGCGATACGCCTGGGCTCAAGCGTGGCCCGGCGGATAACAAGATGGGCCAGAAGGGGGCCCATACCTGCGATATCATCTTCGAGAACTGCCGTGTGCCGGCGGAAAACATCATCGGCGGCAAGGAGGGCCAAGGGTTCAAGACGGCGATGAAGGTCCTCGATCGCGGCAGGCTGCATATCTCCTCCGTGTGCGTGGGCGTGGCCGACCGTCTGGTCGAGGAGTCGCTCAACTACGCCATGGAACGCCAGCAGTTCGGCGCCCAGCTGGCCGATCATCAGTTGGTGCAGGCCATGCTGGCCGACAGCAAGACCGAAGCATATGCCGGCAGGTGCATGGTGCTGGACGCAGCACGGCGCAAGGACGCGGGTGAGAACGTTTCGACCCTGGCCTCCTGCAGCAAGCTCTTCTGCGCCGAAATGGTCGGCCGTGTGGCGGATCGCGCCGTTCAGGTACACGGCGGCGCGGGCTACATGTCCGAGTACGCTGTGGAACGCTTTTATCGTGACGTCCGTCTGTTCCGTATCTACGAAGGCACCACCCAGATCCAGCAGCTGGTCATTGCCCGTAACATGGTGCGGGAGGCGTCGTAA